The region aggcagcaggtcggaggcagcaggttgtaggcagcaggtctgaggcagcaggtcggaagcAGCAGGCTAGCTGGAGGCAGCAGGtctgaggcagcaggtcggaagcAGCAGGATGGAGGAACAAGGTCGGCGGCAGCAGGTCAGAGGTAGCAGGTTGGAGACAGCAGGCCGGAGGTAGCAAGtctgaggcagcaggtcggatgcagcaggtcggaggcagcaggtcggaggtagCAGGATGGAggtagcaggttggaggcagcaggtcggaggcagcaggtcggaggaagCAGGTcgaaggcagcaggtcggaggtagCAGGTTGTAGGCAGCAGGTCTGAGGCAGCAGTTCGGAAGCAGCAGgctggaggcagcaggtcggcggCAGCAGGTCAGAGGTAGCTTGTTGGAGACAGCAGGCCGGAGGTAGCAAGTCTGAGGCAGCAGGTCGcatgcagcaggtcggaggcagcaggtcggaggtagcaggttggaggaagcaggttggaggcagcaggtcggaggtagcaggttggaggtagcaggttggaggcagcaggtcggatgcagcaggtcggaggcagcaggtcagAGGTAGGAGGTTGGAggtagcaggttggaggcagcaggtcggaggtagcaggttggaggaagcaggttggaggcagcaggtcggaggtagcaggttggaggtagcaggttggaggcagcaggtcggatgcagcaggtcggaggcagcaggtcggaggcaacaggtcggaggtagcaggttggaggcagcaggtcggaggcagcaggtcggaggcagcaggtcggaggcagcaggtcggaggcagcaggttggtggcagcaggttggtggcagcaggttggaggcagcagttcGAATGCAGcacgttggtggcagcaggtcagtggcagcaggttggaggcagcagttcggatgcagcaggttggtggcagcaggttggaggcagcagttcggacgcagcaggttggtggcagcaggtcggtggcagcaggttggaggcagcaggttggtggcagcaggttggtggcagcaggttggaggcagcagttcGGAtgtagcaggttggaggcagcaggttggtggcagcaggatggtggcagcaggttggaggcagcatttcggatgcagcaggttggaggcagcaggttggaggcagcaggttggtggcagcaagtTGGTGGCAGCAAGTTGGAGGCAGCAGTTCGgacgcagcaggttggtggcagcaggtcggtggcagcaggttggaggcagcaggttggtggcagcaggttggtggcagcaggttggaggcagcagttcGGAtgtagcaggttggaggcagcaggttggtggcagcaggatggtggcagcaggttggaggcagcagttcGGATGCAgcagggtggaggcagcaggttggaggcagcaggttggtggcagcaagttggtggcagcaggttggaggcagcaggttggtggcagcaagttggtggcagcaggttggaggcagcaggttggtggcagcaggttggtggcagcaggttggaggcagcaggttggtggcagcaggttggaggcagcaggttggtggcagcaggttggtggcagcaggttggtggcagcagtttggtggcagcaggttggtggcagcaggttggtggcagcaggttggaggcagcaggttggtggcagcaggttggtggcagcaggttggtggcagcaggttggtggcagcaggctggtgacagcaggttggtggcagcaggttggtggcagcaggttggtggcagcaggttggtagctgcaggttggtggcagcaggttggtggcagcaggttggaggcagcaggttggtggcagcaggttggaggcagcaggttggtggcagcaggttggtggcagcaggttggaggcagcaggttggtggcagcaggttggaggcagcaggttggtggcagcaggttggtggcagcaggttggaggcagcaggttggaggcagcaggttggtggcagcaggttggtggcagcaggttggaggcagcaggtttttggcagcaggttggtggcagcaggttggaggcagcaggttggtggcaataggttagtggcagcaggttggtggcagcaggttggaggcagcaggttggtggcagcaggttggaggcagcaggttggtggcagcaggttggtggtagcaggttggaggcagcaggttggaggcagcaggttggtggcagcaggttggtagCAGCAGgctggaggcagcaggttggtggcagcaggttggtggcagcaggttggaggcagcaggttggtggcagcaggttggtggcagcaggttggaggcagcagttcggtgcagcaggttggtggcagcaggttggtggcagcaggttggaggcagcaggttggaggcagcaggttggaggcagcaggttggaggcagcaggttggaggcagcaggtcggaggcagcaggtcggaggcagcaggttggaggcaacaggttggtggcagcaggttggaggcagcagttcGGAGAcaacaggttggaggcagcaggtcggaggcagcaggtcggaggcagcaggttggagggaACAGGTTgatggcagcaggtcggaggcaacaggttggaggcagcaggtcggaggcagcaggtcggaggcagcaggttggatgcaacaggttggaggcagcaggtcggatgcagcaggttggaggcagcaagtCTGAGACAGccggtcggaggcagcaggtcggaggcagcaggtcggaggcaacaggttggaggcagcaggttggaggacGTAGGTcgaaggcagcaggtcggaggcaacaggttggtggcagcaggtcagAGGcaacaggttggtggcagcaggtcggaggcagcaggtcggaggcagcaggtcggaggcagcaggtcggaggcagcaggtcggaggacgCAGGTcgaaggcagcaggtcggaggtagCAGGTTGTAGGCAGCAGGtctgaggcagcaggtcggaagcAGCAGGCTAACTGGAGGCAGCAGGtctgaggcagcaggtcggaagcAGCAGGATGGAGGAACAAGGTCGGCGGCAGCAGGTCAGAGGTAGCAGGTTGGAGACAGCAGGCCGGAGGTAGCAAGtctgaggcagcaggtcggatgcagcaggtcggaggcagcaggtcggaggtagCAGGATGGAggtagcaggttggaggcagcaggtcggaggcagcaggtcggaggacgCAGGTcgaaggcagcaggtcggaggtagCAGGTTGTAGGCAGCAGGTCTGAGGCAGCAGTTCGGAAGCAGCAGgctggaggcagcaggtcggcggCAGCAGGTCAGAGGTAGCTTGTTGGAGACAGCAGGCCGCAGGTAGCAAGTCTGAGGCAGCAGGTTGcatgcagcaggtcggaggcagcaggtcggaggtagcaggttggaggaagcaggttggaggcagcaggtcggaggtagCAGGTTGGAGGTAGCAGGTTGAAGGCAGCAGGTCGGATGCAGCAGGTCGGAAGCAGCAGGTCAGAGGTAGGAGGTTGGAGGTAGCAGGTTGGAGGCTGCAGGTCGGAGGTAGCAGGTTGGAggaagcaggttggaggcagcaggtcggaggtagcaggttggaggtagcaggttggaggcagcaggtcggatgcagcaggtcggaggcagcaggtcggaggcaacaggtcggaggtagcaggttggaggcagcaggtcggaggcagcaggtcggaggcagcaggtcggaggcagcaggtcggaggcagcaggttggtggcagcaggttggtggcagcaggttggaggcagcagttcGAATGCAGcacgttggtggcagcaggtcggaggtagcaggttggaggaagcaggttggaggcagcaggtcggaggtagcaggttggaggtagcaggttggaggcagcaggtcggatgcagcaggtcggaggcagcaggtcggaggcaacaggtcggaggtagcaggttggaggcagcaggtcggaggcagcaggtcggaggcagcaggtcggaggcagcacgttggtggcagcaggtcggtggcagcaggttggaggcagcagttcggatgcagcaggttggtggcagcaggttggtggcagcaggttggaggcagcagttcggacgcagcaggttggtggcagcaggtcggtggcagcaggttggaggcagcaggttggtggcagcaggttggtggcagcaggttggaggcagcagttcGGAtgtagcaggttggaggcagcaggttggtggcagcaggatggtggcagcaggttggaggcagcatttcggatgcagcaggttggaggcagcaggttggaggcagcaggttggtggcagcaggttggtggcagcaggttggtggcagcaggttggaggcagcaggttggtggcagcaggttggaggcagcaggatggtggcagcaggttggtggcagcaggttggtggcagcagtttggtggcagcaggttggtggcagcaggttggtggcagcaggttggaggcagcaggttggtggcagcaggttggtggcagcaggttggtggcagcaggttggtggcagcaggctggtgacagcaggttggtggcagcaggttggtggcagcaggttggaggcagcaggttggtggcagcaggttggaggcagcaggatggtggcagcaggttggtggcagcaggttggtggcagcagtttggtggcagcaggttggtggcagcaagtTGGTGGCAGcaagttggaggcagcaggttggtggcagcaggttggtggcagcaggttggtggcagcaggttggaggcagcaggttggtggcagcaggttggaggcagcaggatggtggcagcaggttggtggcagcaggttggtggcagcagtttggtggcagcaggttggtggcagcaggttggtggcagcaggttggaggcagcaggttggtggcagcaggttggtggcagcaggttggtggcagcaggttggtggcagcaggttggtggcagcaggttggtgacagcaggttggtggcagcaggttggtggcagcaggttggtggctgcaggttggtggcagcaggttggtggcagcaggttggtggcagcaggttggaggcaacaggttggtggcagcaggttggtggcagcaggttggaggcagcaggttggtggcagcaggttggtggcagcaggttggtggcagcaggttggtggcagcaggttggaggcagcaggttggtggcagcaggttggaggcagcaggtcggtggcagcaggttggtggcagcaagttggtggcagcaggtttgaggcagcaggttggtggcagcaggttggaggcagcaggttggtggcagcaggttggtggcagcaggttggaggcagcaggttggaggcagcaggttggtggcagcaggttggtggcagcaggttggaggcagcaggttggtggcagcaggttggtggcagcaggttggaggcagcaggttggtggcagcaggttggtggcagcaggttggtggcagcaggttggaggcagcaggttggtggcaggagGTTGgatgcagcaggttggtggcagcaggttggtggcagcaggttggaggcagcaggttggaggcagcaggttggtggcagcaggttggtggcagcaggttggaggcagcaggttggtggcagcaggttggtggcagcaggttggaggcagcaggttggtggcagcagattggtggcagcaggttggtggcagcaggttggaggcagcaggttggtggcagcaggttggaggcagtaggtttggtggcagcaggttggtggcagcaggttggaggctgcaggttggaggcagcaggttggtggcagcaggttggtagcagcaggttggaggcagcaggttggtggcagcaggttggtggcagcaggttggaggcagcaggttggtggcagcaggttggtggcagcaggttggaggcagcagttcggtgcagcaggttggtggcagcaggttggtggcagcaggttggaggcagcaggttggaggcagcaggttggaggcagcaggttggaggcagcaggttggaggcagcaggtcggaggcagcaggtcggaggcagcaggttggagggaACAGGTTgatggcagcaggtcggaggcaacaggttggaggcagcaggtcggaggcagcaggtcgaaGGCGGCAGGTTGGAGGcaacaggttggaggcagcaggttggtggcagcaggttggaggcagcagattggaggcagcaggtcggaggcagcaggtcggaggcagcaggttggagggaACAGGTTgatggcagcaggtcggaggcaactggttggaggcagcaggtcggaggcagcaggtcggaggcagcaggttggaggcaacaggttggaggcagcaggtcggatgcagcaggttggaggcagcaagtCTGAGACAGccggtcggaggcagcaggtcggaggcagcaggtcggaggcaacaggttggaggcagcaggttggaggacGCAGGTCGAAGGTAGCAGGTCGGAGGcaacaggttggtggcagcaggtcggaggcaacaggttggtggcagcaggtcggaggcagcaggtcggaggcagcaggtcggaggcagcaggtcggaggcagcaggtcggaggacgCAGGTCGAAGGCAGCAGGTCTAAGGTAGCAGGTTGTAGGCAGCAGGtctgaggcagcaggtcggaagcAGCAGGCTAGCTGGAGGCAGCAGGtctgaggcagcaggtcggaagcAGCAGgctggaggcagcaggtcggcggCAGCAGGTCAGAGGTAGCAGGTTGGAGACAGCAGGCCGGAGGTAGCAAGtctgaggcagcaggtcggatgcagcaggtcggaggcagcaggtcggaggtagCAGGTTGGAGGAAGCAGGTTGGTggtagcaggttggaggcagcaggttggaggcagcaggttggtggcagcaggttggtagCAGCAGgctggaggcagcaggttggtggcagcaggttggtggcagcaggttggaggcagcaggttggtggcagcaggttggtggcagcaggttggaggcagcagttcggtgcagcaggttggtggcagcaggttggtggcagcaggttggaggcagcaggttggaggcagcaggttggaggcagcaggttggaggcagcaggttggaggcagcaggtcggaggcagcaggtcggaggcagcaggttggaggcaacaggttggtggcagcaggttggaggcagcaggtcggagacaacaggttggaggcagcaggtcggaggcagcaggtcggaggcagcaggttggagggaACAGGTTgatggcagcaggtcggaggcaacaggttggaggcagcaggtcggaggcagcaggtcggaggcagcaggttggatgcaacaggttggaggcagcaggtcggatgcagcaggttggaggcagcaagtCTGAGACAGccggtcggaggcagcaggtcggaggcagcaggtcgcaggcaacaggttggaggcagcaggttggaggacGTAGGTcgaaggcagcaggtcggaggcaacaggttggtggcagcaggtcggaggcaacaggttggtggcagcaggtcggaggcagcaggtcggaggcagcaggtcggaggcagcaggtcggaggcagcaggtcggaggacgCAGGTcgaaggcagcaggtcggaggtagCAGGTTGTAGGCAGCAGGtctgaggcagcaggtcggaagcAGCAGGCTAACTGGAGGCAGCAGGtctgaggcagcaggtcggaagcAGCAGGATGGAGGAACAAGGTCGGCGGCAGCAGGTCAGAGGTAGCAGGTTGGAGACAGCAGGCCGGAGGTAGCAAGtctgaggcagcaggtcggatgcagcaggtcggaggcagcaggtcggaggtagCAGGATGGAggtagcaggttggaggcagcaggtcggaggcagcaggtcggaggacgCAGGTcgaaggcagcaggtcggaggtagCAGGTTGTAGGCAGCAGGTCTGAGGCAGCAGTTCGGAAGCAGCAGgctggaggcagcaggtcggcggCAGCAGGTCAGAGGTAGCTTGTTGGAGACAGCAGGCCGCAGGTAGCAAGTCTGAGGCAGCAGGTTGcatgcagcaggtcggaggcagcaggtcggaggtagcaggttggaggaagcaggttggaggcagcaggtcggaggtagcaggttggaggtagcaggttggaggcagcaggtcggatgcagcaggtcggaggcagcaggtcagAGGTAGGAGGTTGGAGGTAGCAGGTTGGAGGCTGCAGGTCGGAGGTAGCAGGTTGGAggaagcaggttggaggcagcaggtcggaggtagcaggttggaggtagcaggttggaggcagcaggtcggatgcagcaggtcggaggcagcaggtcggaggcaacaggtcggaggtagcaggttggaggcagcaggtcggaggcagcaggtcggaggcagcaggtcggaggcagcaggtcggaggcagcaggttggtggcagcaggttggtggcagcaggttggaggcagcagttcGAATGCAGcacgttggtggcagcaggtcggaggtagcaggttggaggaagcaggttggaggcagcaggtcggaggtagcaggttggaggtagcaggttggaggcagcaggtcggatgcagcaggtcggaggcagcaggtcggaggcaacaggtcggaggtagcaggttggaggcagcaggtcggaggcagcaggtcggaggcagcaggtcggaggcagcacgttggtggcagcaggtcggtggcagcaggttggaggcagcagttcggatgcagcaggttggtggcagcaggttggtggcagcaggttggaggcagcagttcggacgcagcaggttggtggcagcaggtcggtggcagcaggttggaggcagcaggttggtggcagcaggttggtggcagcaggttggaggcagcagttcGGAtgtagcaggttggaggcagcaggttggtggcagcaggatggtggcagcaggttggaggcagcatttcggatgcagcaggttggaggcagcaggttggaggcagcaggttggtggcagcaggttggtggcagcaggttggtggcagcaggttggaggcagcaggttggtggcagcaggttggaggcagcaggatggtggcagcaggttggtggcagcaggttggtggcagcagtttggtggcagcaggttggtggcagcaggttggtggcagcaggttggaggcagcaggttggtggcagcaggttggtggcagcaggttggtggcagcaggttggtggcagcaggctggtgacagcaggttggtggcagcaggttggtggcagcaggttggaggcagcaggttggtggcagcaggttggaggcagcaggatggtggcagcaggttggtggcagcaggttggtggcagcagtttggtggcagcaggttggtggcagcaagtTGGTGGCAGcaagttggaggcagcaggttggtggcagcaggttggtggcagcaggttggtggcagcaggttggaggcagcaggttggtggcagcaggttggaggcagcaggatggtggcagcaggttggtggcagcaggttggtggcagcagtttggtggcagcaggttggtggcagcaggttggtggcagcaggttggaggcagcaggttggtggcagcaggttggtggcagca is a window of Procambarus clarkii isolate CNS0578487 chromosome 41, FALCON_Pclarkii_2.0, whole genome shotgun sequence DNA encoding:
- the LOC138373240 gene encoding mediator of DNA damage checkpoint protein 1-like, with amino-acid sequence MQQVGGSRLEAAGWWQQVGGSKLEAAGWWQQVGGSSLQPATSNLLPLTCCLRPAASDLLPPTCYLQPATSDLLPPTCFLQPATSDLLPPTCCMQPAASDLLPAACCLQQATSDLLPPTCCLQPAASELLPQTCCLQPATSDLLPSTCVLRPAASDLLPPTCYLHPATSDLLPPTCCIRPAASDLLPPACCLQPATSDLLPPTLFLHPAASDLLPQTCCLQLACCFRPAASDLLPTTCYLRPAAFDLRPPTCCLRPAASDLLPPTCCLRPAATNLLPPTCCHQPVASDLLPSTYVLQPAASNLLQPATSNLLPLTCCFRPAASDLLPSTCYLQPATSDLLPPTCFLQPATSDLLPPTCCMQPAASDLLPAACCLQQATSDLLPPTCCLQPAASELLPQTCCLQPATSDLLPSTCVLRPAASDLLPPTCYLHPATSDLLPPTCCIRPAASDLLPPACCLQPATSDLLPPTLFLHPAASDLLPQTCCLQLACCFRPAASDLLPTTCYLRPAAFDLRPPTCCLRPAASDLLPPTCCLRPAATNLLPLTCCHQPVASDLLPSTYVLQPAASNLLPPTCCLRPAASDRLSQTCCLQPAASDLLPPTCCIQPAASDLLPPTCCLQPVASDLLPSTCSLQPAASDLLPPTCCLQPRRKIPLQVTFSMG